AGCGTCGGCCTCCGGAGCCGGAAGCATGGGTTCGAATCCCGTCGGGGGTACCAAAACAGTGCCACCCACTATTAAAACGACAAACGAAGGCTACATTCCAGAACTCATATTCCAGCAATGACAACAGTTCTAAAAGCGTCCACCACGGGGTAGAAATGAAGGCGTATTGGATACGGCTTCATCATTACTTCATTCTTTAGCTACATTAAGCTTGTATTGTTATTCTTCCGTCTCGAATCTCTTCAAACTGGTTGATCTGTACTTCACCCTCTGGGAAACTTGCGATTATTTTCAGGGAAGCTCCCATAGCTACAAGAATTCCTCTCAATGTACTAATGAACATATCTGACTGATGTTCCATCTTTGACACAGCAGCCTGATTTACTTTTAAGTTCTTAGCTAATTCAGATTGAGTCATATCCAGTGCTTTTCTTAGATCGCGAATTTCCATTTCAAGCAGAAGCTCACTTTTGCGTTCTTCCATTTTCTGACGAGCTTCAGGAGACATTTTATCAACAAGATCTCTAAAAGGCTTAGCCATCGCCCCATCTCCTCTTTTCTTTCTTACTTTCTTTCTAAGATTCTTTCTTACTTTCATTTCTTTTTCTACCAGCTAGTTTATTTTAAGCTAATTCCTCCTTTCAAGTTCGGAAAGATGTGTATCGTATATGTTATCTGCAATGGGAACAAACCTCTCATACCACCTATCATCACCTGTTTTATTCCCACCTATTAACAGCATCGCAATCCTTCTTGGATCAAAAGCATACAATGTTCTATAAGGGTCTCCCGAATGCTGAATTCGAAGCTCTCTCATATGCGAATGCCTCGAGCTTTCAACGCTAGATGAATAAGGATAGTCTAACGTTGTTCCTCTTTCTTCAAGTAAACTAACATATGCTGAAACTGTTGCTTGTTCATCTTCTGACAAACTATTCCACCATTCGCCAAACTCATCACTGTATTCAACTTCACATTGCATCTATGTATCACCTCGAGGTTATATATAACCCGTGGGTTATATTCTGTCAAGAGTTGATTAGTAGATGATTCTACCTTAGACTATAAAAAAATAACCAGTACTCGATTTTCACTTTCTTAAGTGAACATCAATAAGCAATTCTGTACTTGGAATGTTATGATTATCCTTTGCTATTATCACTCCACTCACCATTAAAACGAAAGCGAATGCTACATTCTAGAACTCATATTCCAGCAATGACAACAGTTCTAAAAGCGTCCACTATGGGGTACTAGAAAATTGGGATGGAGATGATTCTTCCGTCCCTATTTCTATGTTCCGCGAATGATTTGGACTTCAGATCGACGATCTGACTGGTGAGTATATCCTGATTGAACGAAATCAGTCGAAGGGAGACCGAAGGGACTCCGAAGGACATCCTGTTCCGGTTCCACCCCCTTCCATGATGAAGAGCGTATTTTCTACCAAGATAATCGGGTTTTCTCTTTACACCCGGCATCCTCATTTGCATAATATTGATTGACGCAATTGCACTAACAGTCTATAATGATTGTGGAGGTGTGCGTATGTACAGCATAATGATCATTCTTCTAACAGCTCTTACTGCAACTACCTACATTGTACCTACAGATTATACTCAGATCCAGTATGCCATTGATGCATCTGTCGATGGTGATTCAATACTTGTTCTACCTGGTTTATATTATGGTTTCGATTATCAGGGAAAGAATGTCCATGTGGAGAGCGTAGCTGGTCCGGATTCCACGAAAATAATAACATGGATATTATTCACA
The DNA window shown above is from Candidatus Aegiribacteria sp. and carries:
- a CDS encoding helix-turn-helix domain-containing protein, with amino-acid sequence MAKPFRDLVDKMSPEARQKMEERKSELLLEMEIRDLRKALDMTQSELAKNLKVNQAAVSKMEHQSDMFISTLRGILVAMGASLKIIASFPEGEVQINQFEEIRDGRITIQA
- a CDS encoding type II toxin-antitoxin system RelE/ParE family toxin → MQCEVEYSDEFGEWWNSLSEDEQATVSAYVSLLEERGTTLDYPYSSSVESSRHSHMRELRIQHSGDPYRTLYAFDPRRIAMLLIGGNKTGDDRWYERFVPIADNIYDTHLSELERRN